The Triticum aestivum cultivar Chinese Spring chromosome 3A, IWGSC CS RefSeq v2.1, whole genome shotgun sequence genome includes a region encoding these proteins:
- the LOC123061078 gene encoding glutamate--tRNA ligase, cytoplasmic, giving the protein MELKLAFPQDSPPLSIISAAKIAGVPLIIDPTLASGSVPTLHFSSGDFIHGVNTILRYIARAASLSSFYGQDDIQAAHVDQWLEYAPLILSGSEFEAACSFLDGYLASRTFLVGYGLSIADIVVWSNLTGTGQRWESLRRSKKYQSLVRWFNSVAADYADALDEVTSAYIGKRGIGKSPAPSLKEKVPGLKENTSGHEIDLPGAKVGEVCVRFAPEPSGYLHIGHAKAALLNKYFAERYKGRLIVRFDDTNPSKESNEFVENVVKDIETLGVKYDVVTYTSDHFPKLMEMAESLIKQGKAYVDDTPKEQMRSERMDGVESKRRNSTVEENLSLWKEMVNGTKRGTECCVRGKLDMQDPNKSLRDPVYYRCNPDPHHRVGSKYKVYPTYDFACPFVDALEGVTHALRSSEYHDRNAQYYRILQDMGLRRVEIYEFSRLNMVYTVLSKRKLLWFVQNNMVEDWTDARFPTVQGIVRRGLKIEALIQFILEQGASKNLNLMEWDKLWTINKKIVDPVCGRHTAVLKDKRVLFTLTNGPEEPFVRILPRHKKHEGAGKKATTFANRIWLEYADASVVSVGEEVTLMDWGNAIIREIKTDNGTVTQLVGELHLEGSVKMTKLKLTWLSDIEDLVSLSLVDFDYLINKKKLEEDEDFLDNLNPCTRREALALGDPNMRNVKKGEVIQLERKGYYRCDVPFIRSSKPIMLFAIPDGRQKSTSIGA; this is encoded by the exons ATGGAGCTCAAACTAGCTTTCCCCCAGGACAGCCCACCACTTTCCATCATTTCGGCTGCTAAGATTGCAGGTGTTCCCCTAATCATTGATCCAACCCTTGCCTCAGGTTCAGTGCCCACACTACACTTCAGTTCTGG TGATTTTATACATGGTGTCAACACAATTCTCCGGTACATTGCACGTGCTGCATCTCTTTCCAGCTTCTATGGCCAAGACGATATTCAGGCAGCACAT GTTGACCAATGGCTCGAGTATGCACCACTCATTCTGTCAGGCTCTGAATTTGAAGCTGCTTGCTCATTTCTTGATGGATACTTGGCATCTCGAACCTTTTTGGTTGGTTATGGTCTATCAATTGCTGACATTGTTGTGTGGTCAAATCTCACAG GAACTGGTCAACGATGGGAAAGTCTAAGGAGGTCAAAGAAATATCAGAGCCTTGTCCGCTGGTTCAACAGCGTAGCTGCAGACTATGCAGACGCGCTAGATGAAGTTACATCAGCTTATATTGGAAAGCGTGGAATTGGCAAATCTCCTGCGCCAAGCTTGAAAGAGAAGGTGCCTGGTTTGAAGGAGAACACGTCAGGTCATGAAATAGATCTCCCAGGTGCCAAAGTTGGGGAGGTTTGCGTTCGTTTTGCCCCAGAGCCTAGTGGGTATCTCCACATTGGTCATGCAAAGGCTGCACTGTTGAACAAGTATTTTGCAGAAAGATATAAAGGGCGTTTAATAGTTCGATTTGATGACACAAATCCTTCTAAAGAAAGCAATGAATTTGTTGAGAATGTCGTGAAAGATATTGAGACACTTGGGGTTAAATACGATGTAGTTACATACACATCAGATCACTTTCCAAAGCTAATGGAAATGGCTGAAAGTTTGATTAAGCAGGGAAAGGCATATGTTGATGATACACCCAAGGAGCAAATGAGGAGTGAAAGGATGGATGGTGTGGAATCTAAGCGTAGAAACAGTACTGTTGAGGAGAACTTGTCGCTGTGGAAAGAGATGGTTAATGGCACCAAAAGGGGTACCGAGTGCTGTGTACGCGGTAAACTTGACATGCAGGACCCAAACAAATCACTTCGAGATCCTGTTTACTACCGTTGCAACCCTGATCCCCATCATCGCGTTGGCTCAAAATACAAGGTCTATCCAACTTATGACTTCGCTTGCCCATTTGTTGATGCACTAGAAGGTGTGACTCATGCTCTTCGTTCAAGCGAATACCATGATCGGAATGCACAGTACTATCGTATCCTTCAAGACATGGGCCTGCGGAGGGTAGAAATCTATGAGTTCAGCAGGCTGAATATGGTTTATACCGTTCTTAGCAAGCGCAAGCTTCTGTGGTTCGTCCAAAACAATATGGTGGAGGACTGGACTGACGCACGCTTTCCCACTGTACAAGGCATTGTACGCCGTGGCTTGAAGATTGAAGCATTGATCCAATTTATACTGGAGCAG GGTGCTTCAAAAAATCTCAATCTTATGGAGTGGGATAAACTCTGGACAATCAACAAGAAGATAGTTGATCCTGTGTGTGGAAGGCATACTGCTGTGCTGAAAGACAAACGCGTGCTTTTTACCCTTACTAATGGTCCAGAGGAACCATTTGTTCGAATCTTACCAAGGCACAAGAAACACGAGGGTGCTGGAAAGAAGGCTACGACGTTTGCAAACAGAATTTGGCTAGAGTATGCTGATGCATCAGTCGTTAGCGTGGGCGAGGAAGTTACTTTGATGGACTGGGGAAATGCTATCATTAGAGAAATCAAGACAGATAATGGAACAGTTACTCAACTAGTTGGTGAACTCCATCTTGAAGGGTCAGTGAAGATGACAAAGCTGAAACTAACATGGCTATCAGATATTGAAGATCTTGTGTCTCTCTCTTTGGTAGATTTTGACTACCTAATTAATAAGAAGAAG CTGGAAGAAGATGAGGACTTCCTTGACAATCTCAACCCTTGCACTCGGCGAGAAGCTTTAGCTCTTGGAGACCCGAACATGCGGAACGTGAAGAAAGGAGAAGTTATACAGCTCGAAAGGAAAGGCTATTACAGGTGTGATGTTCCATTTATCCGGTCGTCCAAACCAATTATGCTTTTTGCCATTCCAGATGGCCGACAGAAGTCCACGTCGATTGGAGCCTAG